The following proteins come from a genomic window of Halobellus litoreus:
- a CDS encoding RNA-guided endonuclease InsQ/TnpB family protein has protein sequence MADDYVRRTAITRLEVTDEQCNLLEETISEWKRGCQLATDIAWGKCNAKSDIQPLAYDDVREHTDLGSQHAILATHQAAQAITGCIERRSKGKTVSKPTFTAPTVKYDTRTMTLFDDDTVSLATTESRIRCDLALPDADDGYQQQYIDADEWSVTESTLTARDGDYFLHIGFRRHKTDTERNTAEDGTVLGVDLGIENLAVTSTAYFFSGRELTHDLREFEKVRAGLQQTGTRSAHRTLEQSSGRELRYVRDVLHRASNALISEALRYDCDIIAFEDLTDIRDRTNASWGHKWAFRTLYEQVEYKAEAEGTSVKEVGSAYTSQRCAECGFTADENRPTRNDFRCLKCESEANADYNAAKNIGMRYVRRGQQSSRRTGDSQLALKSGAVTPNGEFTAHPQGFEAELMDKPRPQRAGQRE, from the coding sequence GTGGCAGACGACTACGTTCGTCGGACGGCAATCACTCGTCTCGAAGTTACGGACGAGCAATGCAACCTCCTCGAAGAGACCATCTCCGAGTGGAAGCGTGGGTGCCAACTCGCCACGGACATAGCGTGGGGCAAGTGCAACGCCAAAAGCGACATCCAACCCCTCGCCTACGACGACGTGCGCGAACACACCGACCTCGGGAGTCAGCACGCGATTCTCGCCACCCACCAAGCCGCCCAAGCCATCACCGGCTGTATCGAACGCCGGTCAAAAGGCAAGACGGTGAGCAAGCCCACCTTCACCGCACCGACCGTGAAATACGACACTCGGACAATGACACTGTTTGACGACGATACGGTGTCCCTCGCCACCACGGAGAGTCGCATCCGGTGTGATCTTGCTCTGCCTGACGCCGACGATGGCTACCAACAGCAGTACATCGACGCCGACGAATGGAGCGTCACGGAAAGCACCCTCACCGCCCGTGACGGCGACTACTTCTTGCATATTGGATTCCGCCGCCACAAGACCGACACCGAGCGGAACACCGCCGAGGACGGAACGGTCCTCGGGGTTGACCTCGGTATCGAAAACCTCGCCGTCACCAGCACTGCCTACTTCTTCAGTGGGCGAGAGTTAACACACGACCTCCGCGAGTTTGAGAAGGTGCGTGCCGGACTCCAACAGACCGGGACGCGAAGCGCCCACCGAACGCTCGAACAGTCGAGCGGCCGGGAACTTCGCTACGTCCGTGACGTACTCCACCGAGCGTCGAACGCGCTGATAAGCGAAGCACTCCGATACGACTGTGACATAATTGCATTCGAGGACCTGACCGACATCCGCGACCGAACGAATGCGTCGTGGGGTCACAAGTGGGCCTTCAGAACGCTCTACGAGCAAGTGGAGTACAAAGCCGAAGCGGAAGGAACCTCGGTGAAGGAAGTCGGGTCAGCGTACACGTCTCAGCGGTGCGCCGAGTGTGGGTTCACGGCAGACGAGAATCGTCCGACGAGAAATGACTTCCGATGCCTGAAGTGCGAGTCGGAAGCGAACGCGGACTACAACGCGGCGAAGAACATCGGGATGCGGTACGTCCGTCGAGGCCAACAGTCGTCTCGGCGGACGGGCGACAGTCAACTTGCCCTAAAGTCTGGGGCCGTGACGCCGAACGGCGAATTCACCGCCCACCCGCAAGGGTTCGAGGCCGAGCTCATGGACAAGCCCCGTCCTCAACGAGCGGGTCAGCGCGAGTAG
- a CDS encoding copper-translocating P-type ATPase: MDDHKDTTEKSQGGEGQQDTSSQQHEHAGHEGEGHGHGSHEGHGEGHGGMHEGHEQMFRRRFFVSTLLSIPVLLYSEMLQEWLGFSVPAFPGSEWINPVFAVIVFAYGGVPFLQMAVPELKDRAPGMMTLISMAISVAFVYSLASVVFPTQSAFFWELVTLIDIMLLGHWIEMRSVRRASSAVDELAKLMPDTAERLTEDGETEEVPVSELSEGDLVLVRPGASVPADGVVEEGDSDVNESMITGESKPVSKEPGDEVIGGTINGDGSLRVRVGATGEETTLAGIMRLVEEAQQSKSKTQVLADRAAGWLFYVALGAAVVTAIAWTVAVSFDATVIERVVTVLVIACPHALGLAIPLVVAINTSLAARNGMLVRDRIAMEDARKLDAIIFDKTGTLTEGEHGVVDMATVEGVDEDDALALAAAVESDSEHMIARAIREAADERYLSAPDAADFEAIKGRGVRANVDGSEVYVGGPNLLSQLDSEVPGHLQRFADDAGENAQTVVYLVRDGELIAAFAMADVIREESFRVVDALHDLGIEVAMLTGDSQDVANAVADELGIDTVFAEVLPEDKDEKVQELQDQGKLVGMVGDGVNDAPALTRADVGIAIGSGTDVAVQSADVILVQNNPMDVVRLVKLSKASYRKMQENIVWAAGYNVFAIPLAAGVLAPIGILLSPAVGALLMSLSTVIVAINAQLLRRVDLSIPEIPTGTPATAVQPAD, translated from the coding sequence ATGGACGACCACAAAGATACTACTGAGAAGTCCCAGGGAGGAGAGGGCCAGCAGGACACCAGCAGTCAGCAGCACGAACACGCTGGCCACGAGGGCGAAGGACACGGCCACGGTTCCCACGAGGGACACGGTGAGGGACATGGCGGGATGCACGAAGGCCACGAGCAGATGTTCCGCCGGCGTTTCTTCGTCTCGACACTCCTGTCGATTCCCGTCCTCCTGTACAGCGAAATGCTTCAGGAGTGGCTCGGGTTCTCCGTCCCGGCGTTCCCGGGGAGCGAGTGGATCAATCCCGTCTTCGCGGTCATCGTCTTCGCCTACGGTGGGGTTCCGTTCCTCCAGATGGCAGTGCCGGAGCTGAAAGACCGGGCACCGGGGATGATGACGCTCATCTCGATGGCCATCTCGGTCGCGTTCGTCTACAGTCTCGCGAGCGTGGTCTTCCCCACGCAGTCGGCGTTCTTCTGGGAGCTCGTGACGCTCATCGACATCATGCTGCTCGGGCACTGGATCGAGATGCGGTCGGTCCGGCGGGCCTCGAGCGCCGTCGACGAGCTGGCAAAACTGATGCCGGACACAGCGGAACGACTCACCGAAGACGGCGAGACCGAAGAGGTCCCTGTCAGTGAACTCTCGGAGGGGGACCTCGTGCTCGTCCGGCCGGGTGCGAGCGTGCCCGCCGACGGCGTCGTCGAGGAAGGCGATTCGGACGTCAACGAGTCGATGATCACGGGTGAGTCCAAGCCAGTCTCGAAGGAACCCGGCGACGAGGTCATCGGTGGGACGATCAACGGTGACGGCAGTCTCCGTGTCCGTGTCGGTGCGACAGGCGAGGAGACGACGCTTGCTGGCATCATGCGGCTCGTCGAGGAAGCTCAGCAGAGCAAGTCCAAGACGCAGGTGCTGGCCGACCGCGCGGCCGGCTGGCTGTTCTACGTCGCGCTCGGGGCGGCAGTCGTGACCGCAATCGCGTGGACGGTAGCGGTGTCGTTCGATGCGACCGTCATCGAGCGCGTCGTCACGGTGCTCGTCATCGCCTGCCCACACGCCCTTGGACTCGCCATCCCCCTCGTCGTCGCAATCAACACCTCCCTGGCGGCGCGCAACGGGATGCTCGTCCGCGACCGCATCGCGATGGAGGACGCACGGAAGCTGGACGCGATCATCTTCGACAAGACGGGGACGCTCACCGAAGGCGAGCACGGCGTCGTGGATATGGCGACCGTCGAGGGCGTCGACGAGGACGACGCGCTCGCGCTCGCGGCGGCCGTCGAAAGCGACTCCGAGCACATGATCGCGCGAGCCATCCGCGAGGCGGCTGACGAGCGCTATCTCAGCGCCCCTGATGCGGCCGACTTCGAGGCGATCAAAGGGCGAGGGGTTCGCGCGAACGTCGATGGGAGCGAGGTGTACGTCGGCGGTCCGAATCTGCTCTCACAGCTCGATAGCGAGGTTCCGGGCCACCTTCAGCGGTTCGCTGACGATGCGGGAGAGAACGCACAGACGGTGGTGTATCTCGTCCGTGATGGGGAGTTGATCGCCGCCTTCGCGATGGCCGATGTGATCCGCGAGGAGAGTTTCCGCGTCGTCGACGCCCTCCACGATCTGGGCATCGAGGTAGCGATGCTGACTGGGGACTCCCAAGACGTCGCCAACGCTGTCGCCGACGAACTAGGCATCGACACGGTGTTCGCGGAGGTCCTCCCGGAAGACAAGGACGAGAAGGTGCAGGAGCTCCAGGACCAAGGCAAGCTCGTGGGGATGGTCGGCGACGGCGTCAACGACGCGCCGGCGCTGACGCGGGCCGACGTCGGTATCGCGATCGGGAGCGGCACCGACGTCGCCGTCCAGTCGGCGGATGTCATCCTCGTTCAGAACAACCCGATGGACGTGGTGCGACTCGTAAAGCTCAGCAAGGCAAGCTACCGAAAGATGCAGGAGAATATCGTCTGGGCCGCCGGCTACAACGTGTTCGCGATTCCGCTCGCAGCAGGCGTCTTGGCACCGATCGGGATCCTGCTCTCCCCCGCTGTGGGTGCGCTCCTGATGTCGCTGAGTACGGTGATCGTCGCGATCAACGCCCAGCTGCTCCGCCGCGTGGACCTGTCCATCCCCGAGATTCCAACCGGGACACCAGCTACGGCGGTACAACCCGCTGACTGA
- a CDS encoding heavy-metal-associated domain-containing protein, whose protein sequence is MTTTITVEGMSCGHCEQTVEEALEEVSGVTAVTVDRESEQASVDGEAEVTALVEAVEDAGYNAHA, encoded by the coding sequence ATGACGACGACTATCACCGTGGAAGGAATGTCATGCGGTCACTGTGAGCAGACGGTCGAAGAGGCACTTGAAGAGGTCTCTGGCGTGACTGCTGTGACCGTCGACAGGGAGAGCGAACAGGCAAGTGTCGACGGTGAGGCAGAGGTCACTGCCCTTGTGGAGGCCGTCGAAGACGCAGGGTACAACGCTCACGCCTGA
- a CDS encoding SHOCT domain-containing protein, which translates to MASSNQLDTTTILLLILGAFILLPLLTMGMGFGGMMGYGGMMGQYGSTGGWWPVIGMLVPLVFFVALLGGGYLLFRRVSETQTSYNPAMEELRLAYARGDLTDEEFESRRNKLEQSE; encoded by the coding sequence ATGGCTTCATCGAATCAACTGGACACAACGACGATACTGCTCCTGATCCTCGGAGCGTTCATCCTCCTTCCGTTGCTCACCATGGGGATGGGGTTCGGCGGGATGATGGGATACGGAGGAATGATGGGCCAGTACGGTAGTACCGGCGGCTGGTGGCCCGTCATCGGAATGCTTGTACCACTCGTTTTCTTCGTTGCGCTTCTCGGCGGTGGCTATCTCCTCTTCAGACGGGTGAGCGAAACACAAACGTCCTACAATCCCGCGATGGAAGAATTACGTCTGGCGTACGCCCGTGGCGATCTTACGGACGAAGAGTTCGAATCCCGCCGAAACAAACTCGAACAATCAGAGTGA
- a CDS encoding DUF302 domain-containing protein — translation MEYTIQTSVTGEFDDVVDTTIAALEDEGFGVLCDIDIQATLEEKLGEEFRQYRILGACNPPLAYEGLTEEIELGALLPCNVIVYETDDGDIVVSAVDPEQLVGIADNDALDSIATEVTERFDRVLAAVRDEFDPALEA, via the coding sequence ATGGAATACACAATACAGACTTCAGTCACCGGTGAGTTCGACGACGTCGTCGACACGACGATTGCTGCGCTCGAAGACGAAGGATTCGGCGTCCTCTGTGACATCGACATCCAGGCGACACTCGAGGAGAAACTCGGCGAAGAATTCCGCCAGTACCGCATTCTCGGTGCATGCAACCCACCGCTAGCATACGAAGGGTTAACCGAGGAAATCGAGCTTGGTGCGCTCTTACCCTGTAACGTCATCGTCTATGAGACTGATGACGGCGACATCGTGGTGAGTGCGGTCGATCCGGAACAGTTGGTCGGAATAGCTGATAACGACGCGCTTGATTCCATCGCAACCGAGGTCACCGAGCGATTTGATCGTGTACTGGCAGCCGTTAGAGACGAGTTCGACCCCGCGTTGGAGGCCTGA
- a CDS encoding SHOCT domain-containing protein yields the protein MTQFTTHIGRTARRLAILAIPLLVAATGTAAAHSSGSYGGGMMGGSGWGLFGGAMGLWGLLWMGLLIAVPLYLVYALLNRGSGGNDEQSLSVLRERYARGELSDDEFERRRKQLERTG from the coding sequence ATGACGCAATTCACCACTCACATCGGACGCACTGCTCGTCGCCTCGCGATCCTCGCCATCCCACTGCTGGTCGCGGCAACTGGAACGGCTGCTGCCCACAGTAGTGGGAGCTATGGCGGCGGGATGATGGGCGGAAGCGGCTGGGGCCTCTTCGGCGGAGCGATGGGGCTCTGGGGACTCCTCTGGATGGGGCTCCTCATCGCCGTTCCGCTCTACCTCGTCTATGCGCTCCTCAACCGAGGATCCGGTGGGAACGATGAGCAGTCGTTGTCGGTTCTCCGCGAGCGATACGCTCGCGGGGAGCTTTCGGACGATGAATTCGAACGGCGGCGAAAACAGCTTGAACGTACCGGATGA
- a CDS encoding IS5 family transposase, which produces MDALPKSRLLRFVERAMMLARRAVARFSSRYSRKRFTLRQHVVLLCLKVKKTTTYRDLVDELIEMPRIRDALDLDSIPAPSTLCKAFDRLEMAVWRVILNVSLADVPLNGITGIDASGFERAHASTHYTKRTNLTIQQLKTTLLVDTATNAVLDIHVTTTRKHDTQIAPQVVKRNGQSIAVLTGDKGYDDQKLRRLARDHDIRPLIKHREFTPLHKAWNARLDSDLYHRRNMNETVNAAIKQKFGAFFRSRLWWKQFRELVIKCIVHNVERSLAISHEECDCP; this is translated from the coding sequence ATGGATGCTCTCCCTAAGTCACGGCTTCTTCGATTTGTTGAGCGGGCTATGATGTTGGCTCGCCGTGCTGTGGCACGGTTTTCGAGTCGCTATTCACGGAAGCGGTTCACGCTCCGCCAGCACGTCGTCTTGCTCTGTCTCAAAGTGAAGAAGACGACAACGTACCGCGACCTCGTTGACGAACTTATCGAGATGCCTCGCATTCGTGACGCCCTCGATCTTGATTCGATCCCCGCACCCTCGACACTCTGCAAGGCGTTCGACCGCTTGGAGATGGCGGTCTGGCGAGTGATACTGAACGTCTCGCTCGCGGACGTGCCGCTAAACGGTATCACCGGTATTGATGCGTCCGGATTTGAGCGGGCGCATGCCTCAACTCACTACACGAAGCGAACGAACCTCACCATCCAGCAGTTGAAGACAACGCTGTTGGTCGATACAGCGACAAACGCCGTTCTCGATATTCACGTGACCACAACGCGGAAGCACGATACGCAGATTGCGCCACAGGTAGTGAAACGGAACGGACAGTCCATCGCGGTGTTGACCGGTGACAAGGGATACGACGACCAGAAACTCCGGCGGCTCGCCCGTGACCACGATATTCGGCCACTCATCAAGCACCGTGAGTTCACACCCCTCCACAAAGCGTGGAATGCTCGGTTGGACAGCGATCTCTACCACAGGCGGAATATGAACGAGACAGTCAACGCAGCGATCAAACAGAAATTCGGTGCATTCTTCCGGTCACGTCTCTGGTGGAAGCAGTTCCGCGAACTCGTTATCAAGTGCATCGTTCACAATGTGGAGCGAAGCCTCGCTATTTCACACGAGGAGTGCGACTGTCCGTGA
- a CDS encoding multicopper oxidase domain-containing protein, whose product MTSWGLSRRRLLQLSGISTLGALAGCASPLPGTDDGGGRAVTPRPTVTADPDTSVSLTATSGTIRPASDTSTTTWLYDGQYPGPELRVQEGDVLSVELANDLQEETTIHWHGIPVANPVDGVPNVTQEPVASGDTFTYKFRAEPAGTALLKPPIGDRFQQSC is encoded by the coding sequence ATGACCTCCTGGGGACTCTCTCGCCGTAGGCTTCTCCAATTATCGGGGATATCGACTCTCGGGGCGCTTGCGGGGTGTGCCAGTCCGTTACCGGGCACCGACGATGGTGGAGGCCGTGCGGTGACCCCCCGTCCGACTGTCACAGCTGATCCAGATACATCGGTCAGCCTCACTGCGACGTCTGGGACCATTCGACCAGCTTCGGATACGTCGACGACTACGTGGCTATACGATGGACAGTATCCGGGCCCAGAGTTGCGCGTGCAGGAAGGTGACGTGCTCAGCGTAGAACTGGCTAATGACCTGCAGGAGGAGACGACGATTCACTGGCACGGGATTCCTGTTGCGAATCCGGTCGACGGCGTCCCGAACGTGACGCAAGAGCCGGTTGCCTCCGGTGATACATTCACATACAAGTTCCGTGCCGAACCCGCTGGAACGGCCTTGTTGAAACCCCCAATCGGTGATAGGTTTCAGCAGTCCTGCTGA
- a CDS encoding helix-turn-helix transcriptional regulator: MNRRRADTVAGALVAAVLIVGGVLTWQAYQQQQAFEQMGSMMGTSMGAVHGTNPLLYVLGTLLVSAVVGGGYLVVRDGFTSTEGTDRSQTGMANQTDSESIESQAGPVQSEGKINPESQPQARVLDLLPDDERRILEPVLSSPGITQIELRDRSNFSKSKVSQTVSALEKRGLLYRERQGRTYRIYPSDDLQQKQAN; the protein is encoded by the coding sequence ATGAATCGACGGCGAGCCGATACCGTAGCTGGTGCGTTGGTCGCTGCCGTCCTCATCGTCGGTGGTGTGCTCACCTGGCAAGCGTACCAGCAACAGCAGGCCTTTGAGCAGATGGGCTCGATGATGGGTACGTCGATGGGTGCGGTTCACGGAACGAACCCACTCTTGTACGTTCTCGGAACGCTTCTTGTCTCGGCTGTCGTTGGTGGGGGCTATCTCGTGGTTCGGGACGGGTTCACCTCCACAGAGGGGACCGATCGATCACAGACTGGCATGGCGAATCAAACCGATTCTGAGAGTATCGAATCGCAGGCTGGGCCCGTTCAATCAGAGGGAAAGATCAATCCGGAGTCCCAGCCACAAGCTCGCGTATTGGACCTCTTGCCGGATGATGAACGCCGAATTCTCGAACCGGTCCTCTCGTCGCCCGGTATCACACAGATCGAACTCCGGGATCGCTCGAACTTCTCGAAAAGCAAGGTCAGTCAGACGGTGAGTGCCCTCGAGAAGCGCGGCTTACTGTACCGCGAGCGACAAGGGCGAACGTATCGCATCTATCCGAGCGACGACTTACAACAGAAACAGGCGAACTAG
- a CDS encoding RNA-guided endonuclease InsQ/TnpB family protein, with protein MAKQVVTRTYAASIRNQSQVSDDLDSLGLAASKLWNVGRWICSRVWDEIGHIPNHNELTSYLKSHERYDDLHSQSSQRVLQELAEAFNGWYGKRQTGDTKANPPGYRKHGDDHPRSTVTFKQKGFKLDTQYDRVRLSKGSNLKEYWSDFVLCKYQTLPDVDLSTVENVQQVKVVWTGDEWELQFVCKVEIDVDEVPGEKTVGVDLGINNFAALAYEDGHSELYPLNCLKQDDYYFSKRIAQCDDSDSEQATRMNQKKSARRTHYFHTLSKHIIQRCVDEEIGTIVVGDLSGIREDEETGESKNWGTHGNLDLHSWAFDRFANLLEYKAEMEGITVKQVSERDTSKSCSCCGRKREANRVERGLYVCDECGTVANADVNGAENIRQKVSPNSPDLSVNRSNGWLAQPSTFLFDTETGAFAPQEQATS; from the coding sequence ATGGCGAAACAGGTCGTTACTCGCACCTACGCTGCTTCCATACGGAACCAGTCACAGGTGTCCGACGACCTTGATTCGCTCGGGCTCGCAGCCAGTAAGCTCTGGAACGTCGGACGGTGGATATGCAGTCGGGTTTGGGATGAAATCGGTCACATCCCCAACCACAACGAACTCACCTCGTACCTGAAGTCGCACGAACGCTATGATGACCTGCATTCGCAGTCAAGTCAGCGAGTCCTTCAAGAACTCGCTGAGGCGTTCAACGGCTGGTACGGTAAACGACAAACCGGAGATACGAAAGCGAACCCGCCCGGCTACCGCAAACACGGCGACGACCACCCGCGTTCCACAGTCACATTCAAGCAGAAAGGCTTCAAACTCGATACTCAGTACGACCGAGTTCGACTCTCAAAAGGGTCGAATCTCAAAGAGTATTGGTCGGATTTTGTACTGTGCAAGTACCAAACTCTCCCCGACGTTGATCTTTCCACCGTGGAGAATGTCCAACAAGTCAAGGTTGTCTGGACAGGCGACGAGTGGGAACTGCAGTTCGTCTGTAAGGTCGAAATCGACGTGGATGAAGTCCCTGGTGAGAAGACGGTAGGTGTTGATCTCGGTATCAACAACTTCGCCGCGCTCGCCTATGAAGACGGCCACAGCGAGTTGTACCCCCTTAATTGCTTGAAACAAGACGACTACTACTTCAGCAAGCGCATCGCCCAATGCGATGACTCGGACTCCGAGCAGGCCACCCGGATGAATCAGAAGAAATCGGCCCGCCGCACCCACTACTTCCACACTCTCTCGAAGCACATCATCCAACGGTGTGTTGACGAGGAAATTGGAACTATCGTGGTGGGCGATCTCTCCGGCATCCGTGAGGATGAGGAGACCGGCGAGTCAAAGAACTGGGGTACGCACGGTAATCTTGACCTGCACTCGTGGGCGTTCGACCGGTTCGCAAACCTCCTCGAATACAAAGCCGAGATGGAAGGCATCACGGTCAAGCAAGTGTCTGAGCGGGATACCTCGAAGTCGTGTTCGTGCTGTGGCCGGAAGCGCGAGGCGAACCGTGTTGAACGCGGACTGTATGTCTGCGATGAATGCGGTACAGTGGCGAACGCAGATGTAAACGGCGCTGAGAACATTCGGCAGAAAGTATCTCCGAATTCACCGGATCTGTCGGTGAATAGGAGTAACGGCTGGTTGGCACAGCCATCGACGTTCCTGTTTGACACGGAAACTGGTGCGTTCGCACCTCAAGAACAGGCTACGTCGTAA
- a CDS encoding DUF7389 domain-containing protein — protein sequence MSDSKQQPSRAVESPSSGESTNRTEYVERSDVGVSLTVKLTRGTGTRDQDKITAKVKGKTIEDAREDMETLREYIHDLAEDTRQIQPADPHELCL from the coding sequence ATGTCTGACTCAAAGCAACAACCAAGTCGAGCAGTTGAATCGCCGTCCAGTGGAGAAAGCACGAACCGAACCGAGTACGTCGAGCGAAGCGATGTCGGCGTCTCACTCACGGTCAAACTCACTCGCGGTACTGGCACCCGCGATCAAGACAAGATCACGGCCAAAGTGAAGGGTAAGACGATCGAAGACGCCCGCGAGGATATGGAAACCCTCCGCGAGTATATCCACGACCTTGCTGAGGACACTCGCCAGATCCAGCCAGCCGACCCACACGAATTGTGCCTGTAG
- a CDS encoding transcriptional regulator, protein MTTLHITVGDRAQLREDTLQFIQSAEADELDKSDERAVLQFGTYDDLVDSLTPLRLDLIQAIAKERPSSMREAARLVDRDVSDVHADLKQLEVLGILELKEGGPGGAIRPVVPFDKIEMHIDYPLLDDVDVDSTPASAD, encoded by the coding sequence ATGACCACGCTTCACATCACCGTCGGCGACCGAGCACAGCTCCGAGAGGATACGCTCCAGTTCATTCAGAGTGCCGAGGCTGATGAACTGGACAAAAGCGATGAGCGTGCAGTACTCCAGTTCGGGACCTATGACGATCTCGTCGACAGCCTCACACCACTGCGCCTCGATCTCATCCAAGCAATCGCCAAAGAACGCCCATCAAGTATGCGGGAGGCTGCACGACTCGTCGACCGCGACGTCTCCGATGTCCATGCAGATCTGAAACAGCTGGAGGTATTGGGTATCCTCGAACTTAAGGAAGGTGGCCCTGGGGGAGCGATCCGGCCAGTTGTCCCGTTCGATAAAATCGAGATGCACATCGACTACCCACTTCTCGACGACGTCGACGTAGACAGCACCCCAGCTAGCGCAGACTAG
- a CDS encoding toxin-antitoxin system TumE family protein, whose amino-acid sequence MGHELTHRYTHVEAGLVENVVIRRTTDTDAYPSGWKYTPHLGTLQDLTLIRYDNAHEDTKGHELHTAAGEADVEFPGMEELIVEFWASADEYWDTIGGNPPRPY is encoded by the coding sequence ATGGGCCACGAACTCACGCACCGCTACACCCACGTCGAAGCCGGACTCGTCGAGAACGTCGTCATCCGACGGACGACCGATACAGATGCCTACCCGTCCGGCTGGAAGTACACCCCTCATCTGGGAACGCTGCAAGACCTAACGCTCATCCGTTACGACAACGCCCACGAAGACACCAAAGGCCACGAACTCCACACCGCTGCCGGGGAGGCAGACGTCGAGTTCCCTGGTATGGAAGAACTCATCGTCGAGTTTTGGGCTAGTGCTGACGAATACTGGGATACGATTGGTGGCAACCCACCCCGTCCCTATTGA
- a CDS encoding DUF6166 domain-containing protein, with product MSWTSNSQSSGTSHTSDETGVVYVGYRQRGRAIVEKYPGREPLTPDRSLKLADHSLPGFEWGYAGSDPAQLALALLLDYTDEEDVALAEYMAFKNEMVSRLECSDPNQRWRLTGSEIEVVVGAEAGELIAP from the coding sequence ATGAGCTGGACAAGTAATTCACAGTCATCTGGAACGTCACACACTTCGGATGAGACCGGCGTCGTCTACGTCGGCTACCGACAGCGAGGCCGCGCAATCGTCGAAAAGTATCCTGGCCGCGAGCCGCTGACCCCAGATCGGAGTCTCAAGCTGGCAGACCACAGTCTCCCGGGCTTCGAATGGGGATACGCAGGGAGTGACCCAGCGCAACTGGCGCTCGCCCTCCTGCTCGATTACACCGACGAAGAGGACGTCGCACTGGCGGAGTACATGGCGTTCAAGAACGAGATGGTCAGCCGGTTGGAGTGTAGTGATCCCAACCAACGGTGGCGACTCACAGGCAGTGAGATTGAAGTAGTGGTTGGAGCGGAAGCGGGTGAGCTCATCGCTCCATAG
- a CDS encoding DUF7567 family protein, which yields MSLDVINRHSEALFEFLWCPVCGHEVFSHIPFEGVFCKHCNTQVELQESQEDRGYEEAVLACFDTETTWNLHVDEKLRRDLPDGSARVKILGAPGAYEIDWWSPEPSEDWEPVGCGEFDDIEEPAEVSHLA from the coding sequence ATGAGTCTGGACGTCATCAACCGTCACAGCGAAGCACTGTTCGAGTTCCTCTGGTGTCCGGTCTGCGGGCACGAGGTGTTCAGCCACATCCCCTTCGAGGGCGTGTTCTGCAAGCACTGTAACACACAAGTGGAACTCCAAGAATCGCAAGAGGATCGTGGCTACGAGGAAGCCGTCCTCGCCTGCTTCGATACCGAGACGACCTGGAATCTCCACGTCGACGAAAAGCTTCGTCGCGACCTGCCTGACGGGTCGGCGAGGGTGAAGATTCTCGGCGCACCGGGTGCCTACGAGATCGACTGGTGGAGTCCGGAACCTAGCGAGGACTGGGAACCAGTCGGGTGCGGTGAGTTCGACGACATCGAAGAACCTGCTGAGGTGTCTCACCTGGCGTGA
- a CDS encoding DUF7568 family protein, with amino-acid sequence MSRITNWKRKSRTPSLAYRNTETGARAVLHRAPDSYRYKWRAAILVDGYPVWSRGFETKQATAFRDALRYRPLPELTCPECPNDDVIVDKKAADGPKVQRWFDCPDCGHEARSKIVYGAER; translated from the coding sequence ATGTCCCGGATCACAAATTGGAAGCGCAAGAGCCGCACGCCGTCGCTTGCGTATCGAAACACCGAGACTGGGGCCCGAGCCGTTCTCCATCGTGCACCGGACTCCTACCGGTACAAGTGGCGGGCAGCAATCCTCGTCGACGGCTATCCGGTCTGGTCACGTGGCTTCGAGACGAAGCAGGCGACAGCCTTTCGGGACGCTCTTCGATACAGACCACTCCCTGAGCTGACCTGCCCTGAGTGCCCGAACGACGACGTTATCGTCGACAAGAAGGCAGCAGACGGGCCGAAAGTCCAGCGATGGTTCGACTGCCCCGACTGTGGCCACGAAGCTCGTTCGAAGATCGTCTACGGTGCTGAACGCTGA